One part of the Elusimicrobiota bacterium genome encodes these proteins:
- a CDS encoding HEAT repeat domain-containing protein, translating to MPTNARRSLVFTVIVAVAPALALPLRAAGVDVFPRMAALLGPEQDLLPRRAAEADLRDAVREVPSFKASLRRLHSDDPELQLQAVRELARPNHLRAVPYLGALFLQTDADRGVRGAAALALGRIGDWNAISFLAQGLDDVDEQIRFTTALALGRLRHSDGVALLETKTLKDPNWWVRYAGTIALGQAKNPAAEPALLAALSDSEWQVRQQAARSLGEYRSQRAREALATALKDEDPAVRYAAARELGEVGTLDSIDTLRDAWSSEREETTRAMMSASLKRLVSPDSLTD from the coding sequence ATGCCAACGAACGCTCGGCGTTCACTCGTCTTCACCGTCATCGTCGCCGTCGCACCGGCCCTCGCGCTCCCCCTGCGCGCGGCGGGCGTCGATGTTTTTCCCCGCATGGCCGCGCTCCTCGGCCCCGAGCAGGACCTCCTGCCGCGCCGCGCGGCCGAGGCGGACCTGCGCGACGCGGTGCGCGAGGTCCCCTCCTTCAAGGCGAGCCTCCGGCGCCTGCATTCCGACGACCCGGAGCTCCAGCTGCAGGCGGTGCGCGAGCTCGCCCGACCCAACCACCTGCGCGCGGTCCCGTACCTCGGCGCCCTCTTCCTCCAGACCGACGCCGACCGCGGCGTTCGCGGCGCGGCCGCGCTCGCCCTCGGGCGCATCGGAGACTGGAACGCCATCAGCTTCCTCGCGCAGGGGCTCGACGACGTCGACGAGCAGATCCGCTTCACGACCGCGCTCGCGCTGGGGAGACTGCGCCACAGCGACGGGGTGGCCCTCCTCGAGACGAAGACCCTGAAGGACCCCAACTGGTGGGTGCGCTACGCCGGCACGATCGCGCTCGGCCAGGCGAAGAACCCGGCCGCGGAGCCCGCGCTGCTCGCGGCCCTCTCCGACTCCGAGTGGCAGGTGCGCCAGCAGGCGGCGCGCTCCCTCGGGGAATACCGCTCGCAGCGCGCCCGCGAGGCGCTCGCGACGGCGCTCAAGGACGAGGACCCCGCCGTGCGCTACGCCGCGGCCCGCGAGCTCGGAGAGGTCGGGACCCTCGACAGCATCGACACCCTGCGCGACGCCTGGTCGAGCGAGCGCGAGGAGACGACCCGCGCGATGATGAGCGCGTCGCTCAAGCGCCTCGTCTCCCCCGACTCGCTGACGGACTGA
- the rsmA gene encoding 16S rRNA (adenine(1518)-N(6)/adenine(1519)-N(6))-dimethyltransferase RsmA, with translation MPKYDQHFLDSPEHAERIARALGITPGEEVLEIGPGRGALTLRLLEKGARVTAVEIDPRMAEALGRIVPAGADFRLVKADFLEADLSALGRPAKVAGNLPYSVATPILQRLLEWPVWSTAALMFQKEVVERIIARPGEPGYGLLSVSVALRARAELLCDVPRALFRPPPKVESAVVLIDRLSAPRLPEGVGEGELFRTARAAFMHRRKMAAKSLSMALGLPREAADAAFRAAGLDPEARAERIPLEGFIALARVLKK, from the coding sequence ATGCCGAAATACGACCAGCACTTCCTCGATTCCCCGGAGCACGCGGAGCGCATCGCCCGCGCGCTCGGCATCACGCCGGGGGAGGAGGTCCTCGAGATCGGTCCCGGCCGAGGCGCCCTCACCCTGCGCCTGCTCGAGAAGGGCGCCCGCGTGACGGCCGTCGAGATCGACCCGCGCATGGCCGAGGCCCTCGGGCGCATCGTCCCCGCGGGGGCCGACTTCCGCCTCGTCAAAGCGGACTTCCTCGAGGCCGACCTCTCCGCGCTCGGCCGGCCTGCGAAAGTCGCGGGGAACCTGCCCTATTCCGTGGCGACCCCCATCCTCCAGCGCCTGCTCGAGTGGCCGGTCTGGAGCACCGCGGCGCTCATGTTCCAGAAGGAGGTCGTCGAGCGCATCATCGCCCGGCCGGGCGAGCCGGGCTACGGGCTCCTGAGCGTCTCGGTGGCCCTGCGCGCGCGCGCGGAGCTCCTCTGCGACGTCCCGCGCGCCCTCTTCCGTCCGCCGCCGAAGGTGGAGTCGGCCGTCGTCCTCATCGACCGTCTGAGCGCGCCGCGCCTGCCCGAGGGGGTGGGGGAGGGGGAGCTGTTCCGCACCGCCCGCGCCGCGTTCATGCACCGGCGCAAGATGGCCGCGAAGTCCCTCTCCATGGCCCTCGGCCTGCCGCGGGAAGCCGCGGACGCCGCTTTCCGCGCGGCGGGTCTCGACCCGGAGGCCCGCGCCGAGAGGATCCCTCTCGAAGGCTTCATCGCGCTCGCGCGCGTCCTCAAGAAGTAG
- a CDS encoding TolC family protein, giving the protein MTALLLASLLLAAPASAAPPPRWTPEDYVRAVLASAPELERSRAEDAAARARLRAAWADAALPRLSFSAKAYPYGHNPSDADAFRRWGLAHDQVALASSLNWNIIDLTDEFKVREARLARDGAQSSLATTLQERSLEALKTYFGLWFRRRTLEVQRGNLAMQEEQYALTQDLYKHGMKSYADLLKSETDLLSARLRTAAAEAGARRGLLDFDTLLRAEPDAPAELLSEFTPPVAPSAELSADLRTALARRSELAGARAALEKAVQRRRRAIVEAFPSLSLDAQWQRSDPASFGGRYAAAPPNPRYRLALELALPSGFNFVSQEAAAAVAAAERRSAAAGLDERERLVRAGVVTARIELERSLAVLAVAERKTQISKESLDLVTEQYQQGRADIIRLGQAQLDSLNAQTERAQALHDAMVSQAEYRFATGEPL; this is encoded by the coding sequence GTGACCGCCCTCCTCCTCGCCTCGCTCCTTCTCGCCGCCCCCGCTTCCGCCGCGCCGCCGCCCCGCTGGACCCCCGAAGACTACGTCCGCGCCGTCCTCGCATCCGCGCCCGAGCTCGAGCGCTCCCGCGCCGAGGACGCCGCGGCGCGCGCCCGGCTGAGAGCGGCTTGGGCCGACGCCGCCCTGCCGCGCCTCTCCTTCAGCGCGAAGGCCTACCCCTACGGCCACAACCCCTCCGACGCGGACGCCTTCCGCCGCTGGGGCCTCGCCCATGACCAGGTCGCCCTCGCCTCGTCGCTGAACTGGAACATCATCGACCTGACCGACGAGTTCAAGGTCCGCGAGGCCCGTCTCGCGCGCGACGGCGCGCAGAGCTCCCTCGCGACGACGCTCCAGGAGCGCTCGCTCGAGGCGCTGAAGACCTACTTCGGGCTCTGGTTCCGGCGCAGGACCCTCGAGGTCCAGCGCGGGAACCTCGCCATGCAGGAGGAACAGTACGCGCTGACGCAGGACCTCTACAAGCACGGCATGAAGAGCTACGCCGACCTCCTCAAGAGCGAGACCGACCTGCTCTCCGCGCGCCTGCGCACGGCCGCGGCGGAAGCCGGGGCCCGCAGAGGACTTCTCGACTTCGACACCCTGCTGCGCGCCGAGCCCGACGCCCCCGCAGAGCTCCTCTCCGAGTTCACCCCTCCCGTCGCCCCCTCCGCGGAGCTCTCGGCCGACCTGCGGACCGCGCTCGCACGCCGCAGCGAACTCGCCGGCGCCCGCGCCGCGCTCGAGAAGGCCGTCCAGCGCCGCCGCCGCGCGATCGTCGAAGCCTTCCCCTCCCTCTCCCTGGACGCGCAGTGGCAGCGCAGCGACCCCGCCTCCTTCGGCGGACGCTACGCCGCCGCCCCGCCCAACCCGCGGTACCGCCTCGCCCTCGAACTCGCGCTGCCCTCGGGCTTCAACTTCGTCTCCCAGGAAGCGGCGGCCGCGGTCGCCGCAGCGGAGCGCCGGTCCGCCGCCGCCGGACTCGACGAGCGCGAGCGCCTGGTCCGCGCGGGAGTCGTCACGGCCCGCATCGAGCTCGAGCGTTCGCTCGCGGTCCTCGCGGTCGCCGAGCGCAAGACCCAGATCTCGAAGGAGAGCCTCGACCTCGTCACCGAGCAGTACCAGCAGGGCCGCGCGGACATCATCCGGCTCGGCCAGGCCCAGCTCGACAGCCTCAACGCCCAGACCGAACGGGCGCAGGCCCTCCACGACGCGATGGTCTCGCAGGCGGAATACCGCTTTGCGACGGGAGAACCGCTATGA
- a CDS encoding CsgG/HfaB family protein yields the protein MKRTALAVFLLLAACAGPDVSFSPRFRDARVRRVALAGFEGPGGGAAADFLAHELLKAGADVVERGRLEAVLAEQRLGASGALDPATVRKAGRILGVDAVLVGSVTQYSPPQSYYVMNSSSAAFIGQPVVAMGSGVYFTQAPAYGPSNANIITSAALVGLTARLVEVETGSILWSARQSWEGFDIDAAMSSIASSFARSLSPLWQIKG from the coding sequence GTGAAGAGGACCGCCCTCGCCGTCTTCCTGCTCCTCGCCGCCTGCGCCGGGCCCGACGTCTCCTTCAGCCCGCGCTTCCGCGACGCCCGCGTACGCCGCGTCGCGCTGGCCGGCTTCGAGGGGCCCGGCGGCGGCGCCGCCGCCGACTTCCTCGCTCATGAGCTGCTCAAGGCCGGGGCCGACGTCGTCGAACGCGGCCGGCTCGAGGCCGTGCTCGCCGAGCAGCGGCTGGGGGCGAGCGGCGCGCTCGACCCCGCCACCGTGCGCAAGGCGGGACGCATCCTCGGCGTCGACGCGGTGCTCGTCGGCTCGGTCACCCAGTACTCCCCGCCGCAGAGCTATTACGTCATGAACAGCTCCTCGGCCGCGTTCATCGGACAGCCCGTCGTCGCCATGGGCTCCGGCGTCTACTTCACGCAGGCGCCGGCCTACGGGCCTTCGAACGCGAACATCATCACCTCCGCCGCCCTCGTGGGGCTCACCGCCCGACTCGTCGAGGTCGAGACCGGCTCCATCCTCTGGTCGGCGCGGCAGAGCTGGGAGGGCTTCGACATCGACGCGGCCATGTCGTCGATCGCGTCCTCCTTCGCTCGCTCCCTGTCTCCTCTGTGGCAGATCAAGGGCTGA
- a CDS encoding tetratricopeptide repeat protein, translated as MRTWIAVCAFAVLFVGGAAALARAHATAAELSSEEREKLYAVRAGLEESLRTAPADAELWRRLGLLEQRLGEPRRALEAFKKVVELRPEDASAWFMLGLIHEKLGDVYAAVEAWEKCLRFAKTDKESETARRHLARLRP; from the coding sequence ATGAGGACCTGGATCGCCGTGTGTGCGTTCGCCGTCCTGTTCGTCGGAGGCGCCGCCGCGCTCGCGCGCGCTCATGCCACCGCCGCCGAGCTCTCGAGCGAGGAGCGGGAGAAGCTGTACGCGGTCCGCGCCGGGCTCGAGGAGTCCCTGCGGACGGCGCCCGCCGACGCCGAACTCTGGCGGCGGCTCGGCCTGCTCGAACAGCGGCTCGGCGAGCCGCGCCGGGCGCTGGAGGCCTTCAAGAAGGTCGTCGAGCTCCGGCCCGAGGACGCTTCCGCCTGGTTCATGCTCGGCCTCATCCACGAGAAGCTCGGGGACGTCTACGCCGCCGTCGAGGCCTGGGAGAAGTGCCTGCGCTTCGCGAAGACCGACAAGGAGAGCGAGACGGCCCGCCGGCACCTCGCGCGGCTGCGCCCGTGA
- a CDS encoding BON domain-containing protein — protein sequence MTTRTAAALLALFLTGACSGSRRNLDMSDAAIEARVKTELKAHPELAVRFLDVDSDQGIVHVSGMVETPEQRRRIQTLGERVAGVRQMIVNVVVSE from the coding sequence ATGACGACCCGCACCGCCGCCGCCCTTCTGGCGCTGTTCCTGACGGGGGCCTGCTCCGGCAGCCGCCGGAACCTCGACATGAGCGACGCCGCCATCGAGGCCCGCGTGAAGACCGAGCTCAAGGCCCACCCCGAGCTGGCGGTCCGCTTCCTCGACGTGGACTCCGACCAGGGCATCGTCCACGTCTCCGGGATGGTGGAGACGCCCGAGCAGCGCCGCCGCATCCAGACCCTCGGGGAGCGCGTCGCCGGCGTGCGCCAGATGATCGTCAACGTCGTCGTCTCGGAGTGA
- a CDS encoding glycosyltransferase family 9 protein produces the protein MPLSPADVRLIRLLWLGRLGDVLVATPLFAALRARFPAARIELVTGERGKSGAALVGDVDAVRVLRRLSHPLDDLLLAGALLSERADLLVDLNSAPSRSAWALAALSRARRRVAFARGRGDGLFDELVAAPDEREHMLARYARLAAALDAPYEPRLRVRLGAQEEASVEPVLRALSMGEGLRVGVFAGNFRKTDNRWPEERFVELGRRLLARGLRPVFLAGPGEQEPVQAIAAAVGGGVPTAGPFPVGTTAAFLRRLDLLVTNATGTAHLAAAVGTPTFSVLSAYTRTVWMYPAAVQEGLPDLTRHFSAVSSSWTSCRDVTTDAAWPLLEEALSYAEARRAR, from the coding sequence ATGCCACTCTCTCCCGCCGACGTGCGCCTCATCCGACTCCTATGGCTCGGACGCCTCGGAGACGTCCTCGTCGCCACCCCCCTCTTCGCCGCCCTGCGCGCGCGCTTCCCCGCCGCCCGCATCGAGCTCGTCACCGGCGAGCGCGGGAAAAGCGGCGCCGCGCTCGTGGGAGACGTGGACGCGGTACGCGTCCTGCGCCGTCTCTCGCATCCCCTCGACGACCTCCTTCTGGCCGGGGCGCTCCTCTCCGAGCGGGCCGACCTCCTCGTGGACCTCAACAGCGCTCCCTCGCGCAGCGCCTGGGCGCTCGCCGCGCTCTCCCGCGCCCGCCGCCGCGTCGCCTTCGCGCGCGGGCGCGGCGACGGACTCTTCGATGAGCTGGTCGCCGCTCCCGACGAGCGCGAGCACATGCTCGCGCGCTACGCCCGCCTCGCCGCGGCCCTCGACGCGCCCTACGAGCCGCGCCTGCGCGTGCGCCTGGGCGCGCAGGAGGAGGCCTCGGTCGAGCCGGTGCTGCGCGCCCTCTCCATGGGAGAGGGGCTCCGCGTCGGGGTGTTCGCCGGGAACTTCCGCAAGACCGACAACCGCTGGCCCGAGGAGCGCTTCGTGGAGCTCGGGAGGCGTCTGCTCGCGCGCGGCCTGCGTCCCGTCTTCCTCGCCGGCCCCGGGGAGCAGGAACCCGTGCAGGCCATCGCCGCGGCCGTCGGCGGCGGCGTCCCGACCGCGGGTCCCTTCCCCGTCGGCACCACCGCGGCCTTCCTGCGCCGCCTCGATCTTCTCGTCACCAACGCCACCGGGACCGCGCACCTGGCCGCGGCCGTGGGGACGCCCACCTTCAGCGTCCTCAGCGCGTACACGCGCACGGTGTGGATGTACCCCGCCGCGGTCCAGGAGGGCCTCCCGGACCTGACGCGCCACTTCAGCGCGGTCTCCTCCAGCTGGACCTCGTGCCGGGACGTGACGACGGACGCGGCCTGGCCGCTCCTCGAAGAAGCGTTGTCTTACGCAGAGGCGCGCCGCGCGCGTTAA
- a CDS encoding tetratricopeptide repeat protein, producing the protein MPISSPPVSFPAGWAGGGAALLSAALLLSSAALPAAAEKTAEGQTTYWDMMMQAQAARDLSRGSALMDERRYDEAEREFSKAVLRDPKDPLARRMLGAAHYWTGQVDQAEQEFNESLKLDPKSSQTWLLLGIVYAWRGETERAYGAFLEAEKIDPKRADIQMDLGSIEDGRGAFDAALVRFRKAVVYDPQNPLYHYQLGTLYRKLGRDEEAVASLKSALRLYPLYQEAVLELGALYDRMGRSGDAADMFRRAVRLKPRDAVARYRAARSLMAGGKTAAVRDVLSAVFHLTPDERGGGLALSTSYGGKSDAPDAPKESPQGAEGPLDVLSRNLSRLPLDRDAALRVDMVFLPKAKLVTAGKREGRTALKRALERAGGAAPAGGQTSAVRREFTLKAADAAGRAEEVRAIVSELRASLAKAPPDAEVRVGMNLSVSDKPAAGSPAAASAKGRVSYQPHDVGNDLGLWVIGTGWMRLVEEALPEPGDPEPPSALAWVTEGVGRATLGDAKGSEECFRRAIALDPREALAHLGLGVSRVIRGDERGALAAYRKALELAPKNRTAAEALKWLERPSVLEKTP; encoded by the coding sequence ATGCCCATCTCCTCTCCCCCGGTCTCCTTCCCCGCGGGATGGGCGGGGGGAGGCGCGGCGCTCCTCTCGGCGGCGCTTCTCCTCTCGTCGGCCGCTCTGCCCGCCGCGGCCGAGAAGACCGCCGAAGGCCAGACCACCTACTGGGACATGATGATGCAGGCCCAGGCCGCGCGCGACCTCTCGCGCGGCTCGGCGCTCATGGACGAGCGCCGCTACGATGAGGCGGAGCGCGAGTTCTCCAAGGCGGTGCTGCGCGACCCCAAGGACCCCCTGGCGCGGCGCATGCTCGGCGCCGCCCACTACTGGACGGGGCAGGTGGACCAGGCGGAACAGGAGTTCAACGAGAGTCTCAAGCTCGACCCGAAGAGCTCCCAGACCTGGCTCCTGCTCGGGATCGTCTACGCCTGGCGCGGGGAGACCGAGAGGGCTTACGGGGCGTTCCTCGAGGCCGAGAAGATCGACCCCAAGCGCGCGGACATCCAGATGGACCTGGGCTCCATCGAGGACGGGCGGGGCGCCTTCGACGCGGCGCTCGTCCGCTTCCGCAAGGCGGTCGTCTACGACCCCCAGAACCCGCTGTATCACTACCAGCTCGGCACGCTCTACCGCAAGCTCGGCCGCGACGAGGAGGCGGTGGCCTCGCTGAAGTCCGCCCTCCGCCTCTATCCTCTCTACCAGGAGGCGGTCCTCGAACTCGGCGCGCTCTACGACCGGATGGGGCGTTCCGGCGACGCCGCCGACATGTTCCGCCGCGCGGTGCGCCTGAAGCCCCGGGACGCGGTCGCGCGCTACCGCGCCGCCCGCTCTCTGATGGCGGGAGGCAAGACCGCCGCCGTCCGCGACGTGCTCTCCGCGGTCTTCCACCTGACGCCCGACGAGCGCGGGGGCGGGCTCGCGCTCTCCACCTCCTACGGGGGGAAGTCCGACGCCCCGGACGCGCCGAAGGAGTCCCCGCAGGGCGCCGAAGGCCCGCTCGACGTGCTCTCCCGCAACCTCTCGCGCCTCCCGCTCGACCGCGACGCCGCGCTGCGCGTGGACATGGTCTTCCTGCCCAAGGCGAAGCTCGTGACCGCCGGCAAGCGGGAAGGACGCACCGCGCTCAAGCGCGCCCTCGAGCGCGCCGGAGGCGCGGCGCCCGCGGGAGGGCAGACCTCGGCGGTCCGCCGCGAGTTCACGCTCAAGGCCGCCGACGCGGCCGGCCGGGCCGAAGAGGTCCGCGCCATCGTCTCGGAGCTGCGCGCCTCGCTGGCGAAGGCCCCGCCGGACGCCGAGGTGCGCGTCGGGATGAACCTCTCCGTCTCGGACAAGCCCGCCGCCGGCTCCCCCGCGGCGGCGAGCGCGAAGGGCCGCGTCTCGTATCAGCCGCACGACGTCGGCAACGATCTCGGCCTCTGGGTCATCGGCACCGGCTGGATGCGGCTCGTCGAGGAGGCCCTGCCGGAGCCCGGCGACCCCGAGCCGCCGAGCGCGCTCGCCTGGGTCACGGAGGGCGTCGGACGGGCCACCCTCGGCGACGCCAAGGGCTCCGAGGAGTGCTTCCGGCGCGCCATCGCGCTGGACCCGCGCGAAGCCCTCGCGCATCTCGGCCTCGGCGTCTCCCGCGTCATCCGCGGCGACGAACGCGGGGCCCTCGCGGCCTACCGCAAGGCGCTCGAACTCGCGCCCAAGAACAGGACCGCCGCCGAAGCGCTCAAGTGGCTCGAGCGGCCTTCCGTGCTGGAGAAGACGCCATGA
- the rdgB gene encoding RdgB/HAM1 family non-canonical purine NTP pyrophosphatase, with product MELLLATRNRHKVGELSALLRAAVPALRVRSMDDYPALPEVVEDGATLEENARKKALSAALGAGLPSLADDTGLEVFRLDGAPGVYSARWAGEGCTYDDNNAKLLRELRGAAPAERGACFRCVVCLAFPDGTTHLDEGRLDGTIADAPRGQRGFGYDPLFLLTGGERTLAELSEEEKNRVSHRARALEAAVRRLRTFAAEGRP from the coding sequence GTGGAACTCCTCCTGGCGACCCGCAACCGTCACAAGGTCGGCGAGCTCTCGGCGCTTCTGCGCGCCGCGGTGCCCGCCCTGCGCGTGCGCTCGATGGACGACTACCCCGCTCTGCCCGAGGTCGTCGAGGACGGGGCCACCCTCGAGGAGAACGCGCGCAAGAAGGCGTTGAGCGCCGCGCTCGGAGCGGGCCTGCCGTCCCTCGCCGACGACACCGGCCTCGAGGTCTTCCGACTGGACGGGGCTCCCGGCGTCTATTCGGCGCGCTGGGCCGGCGAGGGCTGCACCTACGACGACAACAACGCGAAGCTCCTGCGGGAGCTCCGCGGCGCGGCCCCGGCGGAGCGCGGCGCCTGTTTTCGCTGCGTCGTCTGCCTGGCTTTCCCCGACGGCACGACCCATCTCGACGAGGGCCGCCTCGACGGGACCATCGCCGACGCCCCCCGCGGACAGCGGGGCTTCGGCTACGACCCGCTCTTCCTCCTCACCGGGGGAGAGCGGACGCTCGCGGAGCTCTCCGAAGAGGAGAAGAACCGCGTCAGCCACCGTGCCCGCGCCCTCGAGGCCGCGGTCCGGCGTCTGCGAACCTTCGCCGCGGAGGGCCGCCCATGA
- a CDS encoding glycosyltransferase, which translates to MKVLFFSETQGWSGGAAQLLALALGLRRRGVEVSLASPSDGEAARRAQDAGLRHYPLRPRQDYDLPSAWRLRALLREGGCDVLHAHHPRAHAVGLIAMHLMSPRPVFVVSRRVSFGIGRNPFSALKYRSPRIDGYAAVAENVRLKLLEAGVPPERVRTIPSGVDTEEFRPAPRDAALARELGLPDGVPVVGKIANYSPWKGQSVFFAAAARLLGQGRKAVFLVAGRDTDGPDCRGAARAAGLEPGAVRFLGFRRDVPRLLTLLDVSVNAAMSGEGISGALRESLAMGVPVVASAAGGNAELVREGDTGRLFAAGSDEELASVLAMSLDDPHAAGRLASAGRKLVLESFSVEAMVERTLAYYRDLLSRRA; encoded by the coding sequence ATGAAGGTCCTCTTCTTCAGCGAGACGCAGGGCTGGTCGGGCGGAGCGGCGCAGCTGCTCGCGCTGGCGCTCGGCCTGCGCCGCCGCGGCGTGGAGGTCTCGCTCGCCAGCCCCTCCGACGGGGAGGCGGCTCGCCGGGCCCAGGACGCCGGCCTGCGCCACTATCCCCTGCGTCCGCGCCAGGACTACGACCTCCCCTCGGCCTGGCGCCTGCGCGCGCTCCTGCGCGAGGGGGGCTGCGACGTGCTCCACGCCCATCACCCGCGCGCCCACGCGGTCGGGCTCATCGCGATGCACCTGATGTCCCCGCGCCCGGTCTTCGTCGTCTCGCGCCGCGTCTCCTTCGGCATCGGCCGCAACCCCTTCAGCGCGCTCAAGTACCGGAGCCCGCGCATCGACGGCTACGCCGCCGTCGCCGAGAACGTGCGCCTGAAGCTCCTGGAGGCGGGGGTCCCGCCCGAGCGCGTGCGCACGATCCCCAGCGGGGTGGACACCGAGGAGTTCCGGCCCGCCCCGCGCGACGCCGCGCTCGCGCGCGAGCTCGGGCTCCCCGACGGGGTCCCCGTCGTCGGGAAGATCGCCAACTACTCCCCCTGGAAGGGGCAGAGCGTCTTCTTCGCGGCGGCCGCGCGCCTGCTGGGCCAGGGGCGCAAGGCGGTCTTCCTCGTCGCCGGGCGCGATACCGACGGGCCGGACTGCCGCGGCGCCGCGCGCGCGGCCGGCCTCGAGCCGGGGGCGGTCCGCTTCCTCGGCTTCCGCAGGGACGTCCCGCGGCTCCTGACCCTCCTCGACGTGAGCGTCAACGCGGCGATGTCCGGGGAGGGGATCTCGGGCGCTCTGCGCGAGTCCCTCGCGATGGGCGTGCCCGTGGTCGCGAGCGCCGCCGGCGGCAACGCCGAGCTCGTGCGGGAGGGGGACACGGGCCGGCTCTTCGCGGCGGGCTCCGACGAGGAGCTCGCGAGCGTCCTCGCCATGTCGCTCGACGACCCTCATGCCGCCGGGCGCCTGGCCTCCGCGGGGCGCAAGCTCGTGCTGGAATCCTTCAGCGTGGAAGCGATGGTGGAGCGGACGCTCGCCTACTACCGCGACCTTCTTTCGCGCCGCGCTTAA
- the murC gene encoding UDP-N-acetylmuramate--L-alanine ligase: MMMRGFVRRIHFVGIGGVGMSGIARVLLNLGYGVSGSDLRETEVTRALTKAGARCFRGHRAAHTRGAQVVVVSSAVDPTNPELAVARAAGIPIVPRAEMLAELCRIKRTVAVAGSHGKTTTTSMVALALARAGADPTMIIGGQLANIRSNARLGGGDYLVAEADESDGSFVRLFPLVAVVTNVDDDHLDHYGTVERLRAAFVDYLHRLPFYGAAVLCADDPAVRALVPKVGRTVVTYGLRPGADWTARVLEDRGPIGSKTKGPGQRLRVFRRGRRVGELELKVCGRHNALNALAAVAVGDFLGFDLRKVFAGLGEFRGVGRRMENLGRAQGVVFLDDYGHHPTEVAATLRALKGAGRRLIVVFQPHRYSRTKLLHRRFGPALRGADRVYVMDVYAAGEKPLRGVSSKLILESARRSGVDARPFTRAVDLVRELRTGDVVLTLGAGDVWKAGLDLLRRLEGPTLSI; the protein is encoded by the coding sequence ATGATGATGAGAGGCTTCGTCCGCCGCATCCATTTCGTCGGCATCGGAGGGGTCGGCATGAGCGGCATCGCCCGCGTCCTGCTCAACCTCGGCTACGGCGTCTCGGGCTCCGACCTGCGCGAGACCGAGGTCACGCGCGCACTGACGAAGGCCGGCGCGCGCTGCTTCCGCGGGCACCGCGCGGCGCACACCCGCGGCGCGCAGGTCGTCGTCGTGAGCTCCGCGGTCGACCCGACGAACCCCGAGCTCGCGGTCGCCCGGGCCGCGGGCATCCCCATCGTGCCGCGCGCCGAGATGCTCGCCGAGCTCTGCCGCATCAAGAGGACCGTCGCCGTCGCGGGCTCCCACGGGAAGACGACGACGACCTCGATGGTGGCCCTCGCCCTCGCCCGCGCCGGGGCCGACCCGACGATGATCATCGGCGGCCAGCTCGCGAACATCCGCTCGAACGCGCGGCTCGGCGGCGGCGACTATCTCGTGGCCGAGGCCGACGAGTCGGACGGCTCCTTCGTGCGCCTCTTCCCGCTCGTCGCCGTCGTCACCAACGTCGACGACGACCACCTCGACCACTACGGCACCGTCGAGCGGCTGCGCGCGGCCTTCGTGGACTACCTCCACCGCCTGCCCTTCTACGGCGCGGCGGTGCTCTGCGCCGACGACCCCGCCGTCCGCGCCCTCGTGCCGAAGGTCGGCCGCACGGTCGTGACCTACGGTCTGCGTCCCGGCGCGGACTGGACGGCGCGGGTCCTGGAGGACCGCGGGCCCATCGGGTCGAAGACGAAGGGCCCCGGGCAGCGCCTGCGCGTCTTCCGGCGCGGGCGCCGCGTCGGGGAGCTCGAGCTCAAGGTCTGCGGACGCCACAACGCGCTCAACGCGCTCGCGGCGGTCGCGGTGGGGGACTTCCTCGGCTTCGACCTACGCAAGGTCTTCGCCGGCCTCGGCGAGTTCCGCGGGGTCGGCCGGCGCATGGAGAACCTGGGACGGGCGCAGGGCGTCGTCTTCCTCGACGACTACGGCCACCACCCGACCGAGGTCGCCGCGACGCTCCGGGCCCTGAAAGGCGCCGGACGCCGGCTCATCGTCGTCTTCCAGCCGCACCGCTACAGCCGCACGAAGCTCCTGCACCGCCGCTTCGGACCGGCCCTGCGGGGGGCCGACCGGGTCTACGTGATGGACGTCTATGCGGCCGGGGAGAAGCCGCTGCGGGGCGTCAGCTCCAAGCTGATCCTCGAATCGGCCAGGCGCAGCGGCGTCGACGCCCGGCCCTTCACGCGGGCCGTGGACCTCGTGCGCGAGCTGCGCACCGGCGACGTCGTCCTGACCCTCGGGGCCGGCGACGTGTGGAAGGCGGGGCTCGACCTCCTGCGCCGCCTCGAAGGGCCGACCCTGTCGATCTGA